In Mus pahari chromosome 12, PAHARI_EIJ_v1.1, whole genome shotgun sequence, the genomic window taattgctaaatCAAGAACATTTCCTTTGTATTGTgcaacttttgtttctttaaatccATACAAACTTAGCCCTTCCATCTTATTGTTTAGCTCCCAACTTTTGGAAGTTATGTGTTTTGCTTAATAACAGACAGTGACCTAGTCAAGAACATGTATGATATAATTGAAAACAACTATATGAAACCAAAAATCATGTGTGATAAATATGGAGAAATTTAGAGGGAGAAAATTGAGTAGATATAATATGGCCTTATATGGCAATATagattacaaaaataataaaaaatatataagtaaaagtaTGTAATATCATTAAAACATAtaggtatataaaaataaagaaaccaaaacaatatGAAGTAAGGTAACTCTCCCTCCAACAAGAGGCCTTTCAAGACATCATTAACAAAGAAAAGATATACTTCTCTCCCCATGGGCAGAAATGGGAAAGTCAAGAGAATGCTGCCCTTGCCTTTACTGTCATTTCCTTCATGACTGCATTTCATTCTCTGTTGGCTATTTACCTATGACATATGGCATGAATTTCTGTAAGCACTAAGCGTCAAAGAAATAACTTTGGGAAAAAAGTGTGAAGAGGTGTTTGatttcctgggattttttttttcatgtgcttaAACAAACAGGAAGCTAAgcatacaaaggataaacaaagtGTTCAACATAGACAGCCCTGTTTGCTGTGGCGAGTTTTATACCTAATCATTTGGAAAGAACCAgtaatgtttttaataattagGGAATTAGTAAAGCCACATAGAAAAACACATATCCActggaatgttttctttcttttttatttagcaTGACATGAAAACTTAATGAGATCATCTCACATTTTCAGAGTAGGAATCCcaacattttaagaattttattagatatgtcACCTTATCATTGTTACAATACTGAGACTCATTTAATCAGAGTGTAAAAACGTGATAATTATAATGTCAAAAACCTTtgaacattttctaaaacaaaaacataccacCCTGGCAAATTCTGTGGCTGTTTTATGGTGAGTGGACAAAAGATGTTCAAACACTAAACATGCCTCTCTAATCTTTTTTTCAGTGAATCAGTGACCTGCTTGTTTCTCAGACTGTAGATAATTGGGTTTAGCACAGGAATTATGACAGTGTAAAACAGAGAGTCCGTCATACCTTGACCCTCTGTTTGTTGAGATGCAGGAAGCACATACATGAAGAGAAGAGGCCCATAGTACAGAGACACGGATAAGAGATGGGCCCCACAGGTGGAGAAGGCCTTCCTTATACCTTGGagtgacttcatttttaaaatcgtGAACAGTACGAGTGTATAGGAAACTAGAACAGTCATAATGGTGAATACCTGTATTGAACCAGACAAAATAAATACTAGTAGAAGATTAAGAGTAGGATCAGTACAGGAAATATTATACAATGGTATAATATCACAATAAAAGTGATGGATTATGTTAGAATTGCAGAAGGTTAATCTGAGTAAAAACAATACATGAAACAAGGAATGAAGAAAGCCACCTACGAATACTGAAACGAGTAGGCGGACGCATAGTCTATTGGTCATAATAACTGGATAAAGTAATGGTTTGCATATGGCtacatagcgatcataggccattgTACCCAAGAGAAAGCATTCTGTGGTCCCGCCAAATGCGAAGGCAAAAAACTGGATCATGCACTCAGAAAGTGAGATCATCTTGTTCTTGGACAACAAGTCAAACAACATATTAGGAGTCACTGCGGATGATATCCAGGCATCTACAAAAGCCAAACTCCCAAGGAAAAGGTACATAGGGATATGCAGGTGGGGGTCACTCCAGATGAGAGCAATCAGACCTAGGTTCCCCACAAGAGTGATGAGATATATCATCAAGAATAGTAGGAACAGGGGCACCTGCAGCCCTTGATGATCTGTGAGCCCTGTGAGAACAAACTCTGTCAGCAATGTTGTATTCTCTTCTTCCATGTGTTGCTTACTGGACATTGcctgaaatgaaataaaataagtataatgGAGCATTCACTAATATTTTAAGGTTAACATGGGAACAGGATTCGATATGAAGTCACATCTTTACCAGAAcagtcttttaatttttcaaactttCTGGAAGGGATTACAGGTgactgagccaccatgttggcgctagaaactgaacctgggacctctttGCCAGATCAGCAAGTACCCCAACCGCCAATCCATCTGAGCAGTCCCAGTTCCTCAATTTTCTGTTTTAGCACTGACTTCCATTCAGTTGACTCAGCTCTCAGGTTAAACCAAAGCCCTACATATCCaaatgggagagaagaaaggggcaaGGGACACATATTAAGCACAGTGATCAAAGAAAGCAGTAGGAGTGAAACCAGAAGGTTGCATATTgtgaacaataaaaaagaaagagaataagaatagTTCAGAAATAAAGTGCCAAGTGCAAAAACGATGCGCggggacagtggttctcaaccttcctaatgctgcttcCCTTTAATAgaggtcctcatgttgtggtgacccccacccataaaattattttcgatACTActttatatctgtaattttgccactTTTTATGGATCATaattaaatgtttgtgttttctgacGGTCTTAGGTATCCCTGGAAAAGGATTGCTCAATTCTCAGATGGAGAACTGGTGTTCtatggaaagaggagagagggagggagggagggagaggggagagagagagagagagagagagagagagagagagagagagagagagagagaactgctaaGACTGAAAATACAGAGATTGAAGGTGGCTTCAGCTAGAGGACTTTTCTTTGTTGAAtggaatttaaattataaaacagcAAGATGTTAATGTAAATGGAATGgcatgagaagaaaagaaaaatgaatgatgcAGTACACTCCATCAACACAGAAGACAGTagatctgcctgactcttctgtaaaatcttttaaagaagttCTCAAAATGAAGAGTAGGCAGTTAAAAAGAAATTGAGattaaacagagaagaaaaaaaagagaagagggacaaaaaaaaatctaaatttatgtggaatgagagaaaatgaaaggctATGAAAATTGGCAAAAGTAGCAGCCAGAAGTTGATAACTACAGTAAAGACAAAGCACGGGGGGNNNNNNNNNNNNNNNNNNNNNNNNNNNNNNgagagagagagagagagagagagagagagagggagagagagagagagagagagagagaactgaaggtTTACAAAGCAAAATCATGGGAAAAGCCCAGAGGTCTGAGGGAAACATGTGCCCTAACCATGTGTTCATTAATATCTGTTTTATCAGAATCCCTTCACTTTATTTAAGTATGCAAATCTATTTTTATGGAGTTTATTTATAATGAAGAGGCTTCAACTTGAAATTTTCCCTTTTTTGTAAGTTTCGTAATAGTGTCTGAAGGTTCATTCTAcactttatttcatattttatatataacaggAGCCAAATATTGATTAGATACAGATTATATGAATATGTCAAAACTTgcacatataaagtaaaattttatattgaaTGAGTTTGCTTACATGCTATCCCAAAttacaaaattaatgaaaatcctCAAATAAAGTATGTATAAGTATCTTTCaaataacatgtatatatgtatgtgttatgtctgtgtacacatacatatagacaaatatacacacattcatttagTTATATTCTCCTAcaaacatataattaatattatatataaattactcAATTATACTTATACAAAATTTTTCCAGTTTTCATCACATATTTGTACATCTACATATAATTATAACATGAGGAATGAATTACTATTTAATAGGTATTTAATAGGCTCTTCAATTTTAATCAGAAATTGAAATGGTCTTTATATCAGAATTGTCTAATTATTTCTTATACAAGAATAATGTCATCAGTCTGAAGACTGACCTTTGAAGCATTCATATTTTATCTCAACACTGATAAGGTTGTTATAAATATGGGGGATTGATAACAAAACTCATTACAGCAAAGAATATAACAATTTTCTTGTCCATATTATAgtcataataataaaacataaaaattttcaatttttgcttttcaaaagtACCCCCTGGaaaattttgcattttgcatataAATTATGAAATTCCTATAAATTTGtagactttaaaaattataaattttaaatcttCTTTACAAAGATTAATACTAGGAAACATTTTTGACATTACCAGTATCTTCTAAGGAATTGTGGAAATCCTTTAAATGTATTGGAACttttcaaaagcagaaataacACATGACAGTACTGACGTGAGGAGATGTGTAGTTTACTGGCTCACTTGGAGGTCGCACTTATAAAGCTAAGGACAAAGCTGTTTACAAC contains:
- the LOC110329757 gene encoding olfactory receptor 186 translates to MEEENTTLLTEFVLTGLTDHQGLQVPLFLLFLMIYLITLVGNLGLIALIWSDPHLHIPMYLFLGSLAFVDAWISSAVTPNMLFDLLSKNKMISLSECMIQFFAFAFGGTTECFLLGTMAYDRYVAICKPLLYPVIMTNRLCVRLLVSVFVGGFLHSLFHVLFLLRLTFCNSNIIHHFYCDIIPLYNISCTDPTLNLLLVFILSGSIQVFTIMTVLVSYTLVLFTILKMKSLQGIRKAFSTCGAHLLSVSLYYGPLLFMYVLPASQQTEGQGMTDSLFYTVIIPVLNPIIYSLRNKQVTDSLKKRLERHV